The following DNA comes from Streptomyces sp. NBC_00690.
TCTGACGACTCCCGCCCGGCGCGCGACACCCCCGGCACGCACCCCGCCGTGTTGGTCGGAGTCATCCAAGTACCTGCGGTACGAGGATGATCCTCCGCCTTGCGAACGGCACGCGCCGGACGCCGCGCCCCCGCCGTCTGTGCGGACGGCGCTCCTCGTCGGGCGGACCTCAGGGATGACACCGGTGTCTAGGAGGTAGGGGCCATGTCCGAAGTACTACTGACGGTCGGCACGCGCAAAGGACTCTTCATCGGCCGCCGACGCGGCGGGGCCTGGTCGTTCGACGGCCCCCACTTTGCGGCGCAGGCGGTGTACTCGGTGGGCATCGACACCCGTACGCCCACACCGCGGTTGCTGGTCGGTGGCGACAGCGCCCACTGGGGTCCGTCCGTGTTCCACTCCGACGACCTGGGCGCCAGTTGGGTCGAGCCCTCCCGGCCGGCGGTGAAGTTCCCCGAAGACACCGGTGCGTCGTTGGAGCGCGTCTGGCAACTCCACCCCGCGGGCCCCGCCGAGCCCGACACGGTCTACGCCGGCACGGAACCAGCCGCTCTCTTCCGGTCGGCCGACCGGGGCGAGAGCTTCGAGCTGGTCCGGCCCCTGTGGGAGCATCCGACGCGTTCGCAGTGGATGCCCGGGGGCGGTGGCGAGGCGGTCCACACGGTCGTGACCGACCCACGGGACCCGGCCGCGGTGACGGTCGCCGTCTCCGCGGCCGGAGTGTTCCGCACGCGGGACGGCGGAGCGAGCTGGGCACCTTCCAACGAAGGGGTGTCCGCGGTCTTCATGCCCGATCCCCATCCCGAGTTCGGGCAGTGCGTCCATAAGATCGCGCGGGACGCCGGCGATCTGGACCGTCTATATCTCCAGAATCACTGGGGTGTCTTCCGTAGTGACGACGCAGGGAGCAGTTGGACGGACATCGGCGCCGGGCTGCCGTCCGACTTCGGGTTCGCCGTCGCCGCCCACCCCCATCGCCCGGACACCGCGTACGTCTTCCCCATCACCGCGGACATCGACCGGGTGCCGGCCGGACGGCGCTGTCGGGTCTATCGCACGAACGATGCCGGGGAAAGCTGGGAGGAACTCTCGACCGGGCTACCGGAGGGAGATCACTACGGCACGGTCCTGCGGGACGCACTCTGCACCGACGACGGCGATCCTGCGGGCGTCTACTTCGGCAATCGCAACGGCGAGGTCTATGCCAGCGCGGATGACGGCGACAACTGGGGGCTCCTGCTGTCCCATCTGCCGGACGTCCTCTGTGTGCGTGCCGCGGTTCTCCGTGGCTGATGGGATCCCCTGATCGTCACCGGGCGACATCTGCCGGGCGTCCGGCATGCGACATCGGTGCCGCGAGGGTTCGGTGCCGAACTGCACCCGGGTCAGCGGGAGATGTCCCGCTGACCCGGTCTCGACGGAGTGCACACCCAGCCATTTCCTAGGGCAGCCGCCAGTCCACCGGCTGGGCACCCTGGCGTTCGAGCAGCTCATTGGTGCGGCTGAAGGGGCGGGAGCCGAAGAATCCGCGGTCAGCCGACATCGGCGAGGGATGAGCCGACTCGATGGCCGGGAGGTCACCGAGCAAGGGACGCAGATTGCGCGCGTCGCGTCCCCACAACACGGACACCAATGGCTTGCCGCGCCCGACGAGCGCGCGGATGGCCTGCTCGGTGACCTCTTCCCAGCCCTGGCCGCGATGCGCCCCGGGCTTGCGCGGCGCCGTGGTCAGCGCCCTGTTCAGCAGCAGCACGCCCTGTTGGGTCCAGGGTGTCAGATCACCGTTTGAGGGGCGTGGGAGGCCGATGTCGGTGTGCAACTCCCGGAAGATGTTCTCCAGGCTGCCGGGTACGTTGCGCACGTCGGGCGCGACCGCGAAGCTGTGCCCGATGGCCATCCCCGGCGTCGGATAGGGATCCTGACCCATGATCAGGACGCGTACCTCGTCAAAAGGCTGCTGGAAGGCACGCAGAACGTGTGCCCCCGCAGGGAGGTAGGTGCGTCCGGCTGCGATTTCGGCCCTGAGGAAGTCTCCCATCGCGGCGATGCGATCTGCCACGGGGCGCAGTGCTTCCGCCCATCCGGCCTCAACAAGTTCATTCAACGGTAGTGCTGCCACGGGGTGTCACTCTACCGGCGTATCGGCACCGGCCGACGCCTCTCCTCAGGGTGGTCACCCTGGTGGGCAGGCCACTGCCCCGTACCGAGGTGAAGGGTGGGGCCCGGGATAGGTTGTTGCCGTCGGCCTTTCCCCGGGGCCCTTCGTTCGGATCCTGCTGATCACACCCTGGTCCGAGCGAAAGACCCCAGCCCGCTCTTCCGGAGTCGAACGATGAGATCACCGAGGCGCAGGCCACCAGGTGGTGGGACCCGCTGGTGCCACCTGCCGGGTGCAACGACGGGGTACGGGGCGACCGAACCGTCGGGCGCACGTCTGCCCTGGAACGGCACGGCCGAGGTCGGCAGGTGCTCGGAATGACCGGCCCATGGGTGCTCGGGGTGGACTCGGGTGGCTCCGGATTGCGGGTGACCCTCGCCGACGCTTCCGTACCGGACGGTGGAAAGACCCGTTCCGTGCTGGTGTCGGACAAGCCGGTGCGCACGGGCGGCGCGGGGATCGACGCCGAGCATCTGATGGAGCAGTTGGTGCCGATGGCCCGATCACTGCTGGAGAACGTCGGTCGTACGTCGGTGACCGCGGCTGCCGTCGGTGCGGCGGGGATGTCCACCATCGGTGGGCAGTTGCGTGCCGTGCTGCCGGACGCACTCGCCACGGCACTGGGCGTACGGCGTCTCGCGCTGGCCTCCGATGCCGTGACGGCGTACGCAGGCGCGCTCGGGCAGCGTCCCGGTGCGGTGGTCGCCGCCGGCACAGGTCTGGTGGCATTGGGCACCGATCTGGTCGATTGGCGGCGTGCCGACGGTTGGGGACACCTACTGGGCGATTGCGGCGGCGGCGCATGGATCGGGCGCGCGGGCTTGGAGGCGGCGTTGCGCTCCCATGACGGGCGGCCCGGTGGGTCCCGGGGCCTGCTCGCGGCTGCCGAGGCGTCATTCGGTCCGGCGCAGTCCATTCCGGAGGCGGTGTACCCGCGGTCCGACCGACCCGCGGTACTCGCCTCCTTCGCGCCCCGAGTGGGCCGCTGCGCAACGGAGGGTGACGAGGTCGCGGTGGGCATCCTGGCGCTGGCTGCCCGTCATATCGCGGAGGCAGCCGCGGCGGCCCTTCCGTCGGACAGGGCGGTGGGCGACGGACCGGGATATGAAGTAGCCCTGACCGGGGGACTGTTGAAGCTGGGTGCCCCTCTGCTCGGGCCACTTCGGGAAGAGCTGTCGACGCAACTGCCTGAAGTCCGCGTGGTGTCCGCACAGGGCGATCCGCTCGCCGGGGCCGTGCTGCTGGCCGCGGCTTTGGCGACCGGTTCGCTGCAACTGCCCGGTCATCCCACCCTGCTCGCGGTGACCGAGTAGCCGGGAAGCGACAGTGCGGACAAGGCTCACAAAACTCATCGGATAAATGTGGACAGATGTCACTTGACCACCCCCTCCCCAAACAGCCGCACCCACAAAGCCAGTACCATGCGGCGCCATGAGCTCCCCCACTGGGCCGGCACCCGGCCTGCCAGTACGAATGCCGCGTCCCCGTCAGTCAGGTCGGCACCGCCGACCCGAACCGGTGGCCGCTCCCGAGGGCGCACCCGCGTTGGTGCTGGCCGTCCCCGGCACCCCCTCGCCCGCCACCCGCAGCTTGGCCGAAGAGATCATCAGCATTGCGAGGTCGGAACTGCCCGGCCTTGAGGTCGGTATCGGCTATCTCGACGGCGAAGACGCCAGGACCGCCCGGGCCGCCAACAACGCGGCGAACGCCTCTGACACCGACGGGACCGCTGGCACCGAGAACGCCGGCGGATCGGGCTACTTCGAGTACCCGACCCTGGAGAGCGTTCTCGCCCGGACCGCGACCCTGCGCACGGAGCGTTACGAGATCGCGAAGGCGGCCGGCCGGGAAGTGGCCGAGCCGGAAGGCCCCGCCGCTGTGGTGGTGCCCCTGCTCGCGGGCCCCGACAACGTTCTGATGCGTCGCATCCGGCAGGCGGTCCTGGAAAACCGTGCCGCCGCCGAGCTGACCGATGTGCTCGGACCGCACCCGCTCCTTGCCGAGGCCGTCCATGTGCGGCTCTCCGAAGCGAGCTTGGCACGGGCGGACCGCGCGAGGTTGTTCACGGTGGCCACCGCCGCCGACGGAATCATCCTCGCGTCGGTCGGTGGCGACGAGGCGGTCAAGGCCGCGGGAATCACCGGAATGCTGCTGGCCGCGCGGCTGGCCGTGCCGGTGATGGCGGCGGCGCTCGACAAGGAGGGCTCGGTGGCGGCGATCGCCGAGCAGCTGCGCCAGTCCGGCTCGACACAGCTCGCGCTGGCGCCGTACTTCATCGGTCCCGAACTGCCCGAGGGCCTGTTGGAAGCTGCGGTGAAGGAAGCGGGATGTTCGGCGGCCGAGCCGCTCGGCCCC
Coding sequences within:
- a CDS encoding N-acetylglucosamine kinase — encoded protein: MTGPWVLGVDSGGSGLRVTLADASVPDGGKTRSVLVSDKPVRTGGAGIDAEHLMEQLVPMARSLLENVGRTSVTAAAVGAAGMSTIGGQLRAVLPDALATALGVRRLALASDAVTAYAGALGQRPGAVVAAGTGLVALGTDLVDWRRADGWGHLLGDCGGGAWIGRAGLEAALRSHDGRPGGSRGLLAAAEASFGPAQSIPEAVYPRSDRPAVLASFAPRVGRCATEGDEVAVGILALAARHIAEAAAAALPSDRAVGDGPGYEVALTGGLLKLGAPLLGPLREELSTQLPEVRVVSAQGDPLAGAVLLAAALATGSLQLPGHPTLLAVTE
- a CDS encoding WD40/YVTN/BNR-like repeat-containing protein, with translation MSEVLLTVGTRKGLFIGRRRGGAWSFDGPHFAAQAVYSVGIDTRTPTPRLLVGGDSAHWGPSVFHSDDLGASWVEPSRPAVKFPEDTGASLERVWQLHPAGPAEPDTVYAGTEPAALFRSADRGESFELVRPLWEHPTRSQWMPGGGGEAVHTVVTDPRDPAAVTVAVSAAGVFRTRDGGASWAPSNEGVSAVFMPDPHPEFGQCVHKIARDAGDLDRLYLQNHWGVFRSDDAGSSWTDIGAGLPSDFGFAVAAHPHRPDTAYVFPITADIDRVPAGRRCRVYRTNDAGESWEELSTGLPEGDHYGTVLRDALCTDDGDPAGVYFGNRNGEVYASADDGDNWGLLLSHLPDVLCVRAAVLRG
- a CDS encoding sirohydrochlorin chelatase — translated: MSSPTGPAPGLPVRMPRPRQSGRHRRPEPVAAPEGAPALVLAVPGTPSPATRSLAEEIISIARSELPGLEVGIGYLDGEDARTARAANNAANASDTDGTAGTENAGGSGYFEYPTLESVLARTATLRTERYEIAKAAGREVAEPEGPAAVVVPLLAGPDNVLMRRIRQAVLENRAAAELTDVLGPHPLLAEAVHVRLSEASLARADRARLFTVATAADGIILASVGGDEAVKAAGITGMLLAARLAVPVMAAALDKEGSVAAIAEQLRQSGSTQLALAPYFIGPELPEGLLEAAVKEAGCSAAEPLGPYPAIGKLVLSQYTTTLGIAPQPQGSPVR
- a CDS encoding uracil-DNA glycosylase; its protein translation is MAALPLNELVEAGWAEALRPVADRIAAMGDFLRAEIAAGRTYLPAGAHVLRAFQQPFDEVRVLIMGQDPYPTPGMAIGHSFAVAPDVRNVPGSLENIFRELHTDIGLPRPSNGDLTPWTQQGVLLLNRALTTAPRKPGAHRGQGWEEVTEQAIRALVGRGKPLVSVLWGRDARNLRPLLGDLPAIESAHPSPMSADRGFFGSRPFSRTNELLERQGAQPVDWRLP